A single region of the Paraburkholderia sp. SOS3 genome encodes:
- a CDS encoding MFS transporter gives MMFRRATTRVLLLLCAMYFITYIDRVNVSTAASAFGAELGLNHTEVGFVFSAFAYPYLIFQIIGGWVGDRFGPRRTLGICAVIWAGATVLTGLAGGFASMIFARVLLGLGEGATFPTATRAMSNWMRSDQRGFAQGTTHAASRIGNAVAPPLIVWLMVATSWRGAFIVTGIVSFLWALVWIWYFRDNPRDHPRITDSECATLSAYSGAKQRTPVPWRPLLGRMAPVTAVYFCYGWVLWLFLGWIPQYFLHNYHMDLKKSALFASSVFFAGVIGDWLGGLVTDRILRKSGNIRLARNVMVGVCMFLTLLSLAPIMFVSNISITMAALCLAGGFFFNEMTIGPMWAVPMDIAPKHAGTASGIMNTGSALAAIISPVVGGWLIDLTGNWNLPFIVSMALMALGILLSFTMRPDRMLGADGVEQPAGEVRKFV, from the coding sequence ATGATGTTCCGTCGAGCCACGACGCGCGTTCTACTGCTTCTCTGCGCGATGTATTTCATCACGTATATCGACCGGGTCAACGTCAGCACTGCCGCCAGCGCATTCGGCGCGGAATTGGGCTTGAACCACACCGAGGTCGGTTTTGTATTTTCCGCGTTCGCTTATCCGTACCTGATCTTTCAGATCATCGGCGGATGGGTGGGCGACCGTTTTGGGCCGCGCCGCACACTCGGCATCTGTGCGGTGATCTGGGCGGGCGCGACCGTGCTGACGGGTCTCGCAGGCGGCTTCGCGTCGATGATTTTCGCGCGCGTGCTGCTCGGTCTCGGCGAAGGCGCGACGTTCCCGACCGCGACGCGCGCCATGTCGAACTGGATGCGTTCCGATCAGCGCGGCTTCGCACAGGGCACTACGCATGCGGCATCGCGCATCGGCAATGCCGTCGCGCCGCCGCTGATCGTCTGGCTCATGGTCGCGACAAGCTGGCGCGGCGCATTTATCGTGACCGGTATCGTGAGCTTCCTGTGGGCGCTCGTGTGGATCTGGTACTTCCGCGACAATCCGCGCGACCATCCGCGTATCACGGACAGCGAATGCGCGACCCTCTCGGCGTATAGCGGTGCGAAGCAGCGCACGCCGGTGCCGTGGCGCCCGCTGCTTGGCCGCATGGCGCCCGTGACGGCCGTGTATTTCTGTTATGGCTGGGTGTTGTGGCTGTTTCTCGGCTGGATTCCGCAGTACTTCCTGCACAACTATCACATGGATCTCAAGAAGTCCGCGCTGTTCGCATCGAGTGTGTTCTTTGCCGGGGTGATCGGCGACTGGCTCGGCGGCTTGGTGACGGACCGCATCCTGCGCAAGAGCGGGAACATCCGCCTCGCGCGTAACGTGATGGTTGGCGTCTGCATGTTTTTGACGCTGCTGTCGCTCGCGCCGATCATGTTCGTGTCGAACATCTCGATCACGATGGCCGCGTTGTGTCTTGCCGGCGGCTTTTTCTTCAACGAGATGACGATCGGACCGATGTGGGCCGTGCCGATGGATATCGCGCCGAAGCATGCGGGTACCGCGAGCGGCATCATGAATACCGGGTCCGCGCTGGCGGCGATCATCAGCCCGGTGGTCGGCGGCTGGCTCATCGACCTGACCGGTAACTGGAATCTGCCGTTCATCGTATCGATGGCGCTGATGGCGCTCGGCATTCTGCTGTCTTTCACGATGCGCCCGGACCGTATGCTCGGTGCCGACGGCGTCGAACAGCCTGCCGGCGAAGTCCGCAAGTTCGTCTAA
- a CDS encoding CaiB/BaiF CoA transferase family protein: MTNTTKTNTAHVAGSGPLAGMRVIELAHIMSGPICGMMLADMGADVIKVEKIPGGDDCRRFAPIIEGGESASFMIVNRNKRGIALNLKTEGGKEVLRKMLASADVVTENYRGGTMEKLGMGYETLKLANPGLIYCAISGFGRSGPYAEKGGFDLIAQGMSGLMSMTGEPGQAPIKAGSPVTDINAGILAALGISAAYANKQRTGLGQMVDTSLFEAGLQQMYWAFANYFADGTVLPKAGSANPTSAPYQAFRTRDGWINIGAANQSNYERLIGVLKIPNLERDERFTTNAGRLKHREALVEILTARLVERTTADWLAAFDAIGLPSGPVLEVPEAVAHEQALARGMIVETQHPVAGKTRGIGLPIHFSDGCTRESLPAPLFGQHTAEVLREYGFDDARIRALKSEGAVIEMEVAA; the protein is encoded by the coding sequence ATGACGAATACGACGAAGACGAACACGGCTCACGTTGCCGGTTCGGGTCCGCTTGCCGGTATGCGTGTGATCGAACTCGCGCACATCATGTCGGGACCGATCTGCGGCATGATGCTCGCGGATATGGGCGCGGATGTGATCAAGGTCGAGAAGATTCCGGGTGGCGACGATTGCCGGCGTTTTGCGCCGATCATCGAGGGCGGCGAATCGGCGTCGTTCATGATAGTGAATCGCAACAAGCGCGGCATTGCGTTGAACCTGAAGACCGAAGGCGGCAAGGAAGTGCTGCGCAAGATGCTGGCGAGCGCCGACGTCGTGACAGAGAACTATCGCGGCGGCACGATGGAAAAACTCGGCATGGGTTACGAGACGCTGAAGCTCGCGAATCCGGGCCTGATTTACTGTGCGATTTCAGGTTTCGGGCGCAGCGGCCCGTATGCGGAAAAAGGCGGCTTCGATCTGATCGCGCAAGGCATGAGTGGCCTGATGAGCATGACGGGCGAACCGGGACAGGCTCCGATCAAAGCCGGTTCACCGGTTACCGATATCAATGCGGGCATTCTGGCCGCGCTCGGCATCAGCGCGGCTTATGCGAACAAGCAGCGCACGGGTCTCGGCCAGATGGTGGACACGTCGCTGTTCGAAGCTGGACTGCAGCAGATGTACTGGGCGTTCGCAAATTACTTCGCGGATGGCACCGTGCTGCCGAAGGCCGGCTCGGCCAATCCGACGAGCGCGCCGTATCAGGCGTTTCGCACGCGCGATGGCTGGATCAATATCGGCGCGGCGAACCAGAGCAACTATGAGCGGCTCATCGGTGTACTGAAAATCCCAAATCTTGAGCGCGACGAACGCTTCACGACGAATGCGGGGCGTTTGAAGCATCGCGAAGCGCTGGTCGAGATTCTGACTGCGCGTCTCGTCGAGCGGACCACGGCTGACTGGCTCGCCGCGTTCGACGCAATCGGCCTGCCCTCGGGGCCGGTGCTCGAAGTACCGGAGGCGGTTGCGCACGAGCAGGCGCTCGCACGCGGCATGATCGTCGAGACGCAGCATCCGGTCGCCGGAAAAACGCGCGGCATTGGCTTGCCGATTCACTTTTCCGACGGCTGCACGCGCGAATCGCTTCCGGCACCGCTATTTGGCCAGCATACGGCCGAGGTGCTGCGCGAATACGGCTTCGACGATGCGCGCATTCGTGCGTTGAAAAGCGAAGGCGCTGTGATCGAAATGGAAGTTGCCGCATAA
- a CDS encoding energy transducer TonB produces MNAPALDMNDPQRPLNGALWASSAPARHHGLSMKTAVGVALLVEVLLVTGLSHVKFQQEPPPPPKEMRVQIAPPPPPEVKKLEPPPAPPEPRKPVPKTVQPKPLPTPKPPPAKPAPAPKEAMIPATANPTQNAPALATAPATSAPSTPTAAAAPAAPAPAPALHGVVDGRGHCQSVQPQIPRKALQEGISADVIAHLAINTDGTVGDVKIVRVTPPTSVFNQAVIAAGRAYKCEKNAEPYVGEVEFSFKTTASDDE; encoded by the coding sequence ATGAACGCGCCGGCCCTCGATATGAACGATCCGCAACGGCCTTTGAACGGCGCACTCTGGGCATCGTCCGCGCCCGCGCGTCATCACGGTCTCTCGATGAAAACCGCTGTCGGCGTTGCACTGCTCGTCGAAGTGCTGCTTGTCACGGGTCTGTCGCACGTGAAGTTCCAGCAGGAACCTCCGCCGCCGCCGAAGGAAATGCGCGTACAGATCGCGCCGCCGCCTCCGCCCGAAGTCAAGAAGCTGGAGCCGCCGCCCGCTCCTCCTGAACCGCGCAAGCCCGTGCCGAAGACCGTGCAGCCGAAGCCGTTACCGACGCCCAAGCCGCCGCCCGCCAAGCCCGCGCCGGCACCGAAGGAGGCGATGATTCCGGCAACCGCCAACCCCACGCAGAACGCACCTGCGCTCGCGACGGCGCCTGCGACGTCGGCTCCGTCCACACCGACTGCCGCCGCCGCGCCGGCGGCGCCGGCCCCCGCGCCGGCCCTGCATGGCGTCGTCGATGGACGCGGCCATTGCCAGTCGGTGCAGCCGCAAATCCCGCGGAAGGCGCTTCAGGAAGGCATTTCCGCCGATGTGATCGCGCATCTAGCAATCAACACGGATGGTACTGTCGGCGACGTGAAGATCGTGCGGGTCACGCCGCCGACCTCCGTGTTCAATCAGGCTGTGATCGCGGCGGGACGCGCGTACAAGTGCGAAAAGAACGCCGAGCCTTATGTGGGCGAAGTCGAGTTTTCGTTCAAGACGACTGCGTCCGATGACGAGTAG
- a CDS encoding methyl-accepting chemotaxis protein, protein MKKNLSIRSCLTLMVVAFAITLVIGAAIGLFALRSENQALQQTYTVDTPAIANLENSAGQLLRLRLALATYASLTDLHDAKGAEAVLKRSDNYLEISNDKLKKFLGAAVDSDEARNRIQLMQTARDTLLKEGVEPGLAALRAGDRDAFLQIQAYKLPKLYSAFEKAMLSVEKVQLDQGEDRYRKAQDQFQLVMTLVALGLAAALALGWLMRLVLLRAIVKPADAAVAHFERISAGDLGGNIVVESTNEMGVLTAALKRMQESLISTVGDVRSGVQSIHTGVSEIAAGNSNLSQRTEQQAASLEETVASIEELAATLKQTADNAKVASSLATGASSLASQGGDLTRDVVGAMENIVSDSHKIGDIVGVIEGIAFQTNILALNAAVEAARAGENGRGFAVVASEVRSLAQRSASAAKEIKDLIGESTGRIESGATLVTRSGDTMREILESITRVSAIMSEIETASSEQSAGIGQINIAIAQMDQVTQQNAALVEEAAAAAGALEDQANRLNAAVAIFELGGATAGAVRR, encoded by the coding sequence ATGAAAAAAAACCTTTCGATTCGATCCTGTCTGACCTTGATGGTGGTTGCGTTCGCAATTACGTTGGTGATTGGTGCGGCCATCGGTCTTTTCGCACTGCGCTCGGAAAACCAGGCGCTGCAACAAACGTACACCGTCGATACACCGGCCATTGCTAACCTGGAAAACAGCGCCGGCCAACTATTGCGGCTGCGCCTTGCGCTTGCCACCTATGCATCGCTGACCGACCTTCACGATGCAAAGGGCGCGGAGGCGGTGCTCAAGCGCTCGGACAACTATCTCGAGATTTCGAATGACAAGCTGAAGAAATTCCTCGGTGCCGCCGTCGATAGCGACGAAGCGCGCAATCGGATTCAGCTGATGCAGACCGCACGCGATACGTTGCTGAAGGAAGGCGTCGAGCCTGGTCTCGCCGCGTTGCGTGCGGGCGATCGCGACGCATTCCTGCAGATTCAGGCGTACAAGCTCCCGAAGCTCTATAGCGCGTTCGAAAAGGCCATGCTGTCGGTCGAAAAAGTGCAACTCGACCAGGGCGAGGATCGTTACCGCAAGGCGCAGGATCAGTTCCAGCTCGTGATGACGCTCGTCGCGCTCGGGCTGGCGGCAGCGCTTGCGCTGGGGTGGCTCATGCGCCTCGTGCTGCTGAGGGCAATCGTTAAACCCGCCGATGCGGCGGTCGCGCACTTCGAGCGGATTTCGGCGGGCGATCTGGGCGGCAATATCGTCGTCGAGAGTACGAACGAGATGGGCGTTTTGACAGCCGCTTTAAAGCGTATGCAGGAGTCGCTGATCTCGACAGTCGGCGATGTGCGCAGCGGCGTACAATCGATTCACACTGGCGTGAGCGAAATTGCAGCGGGCAATTCGAATTTGTCGCAGCGCACCGAACAGCAGGCCGCTTCGCTCGAAGAGACCGTTGCGAGCATCGAGGAACTCGCCGCGACGCTCAAGCAGACGGCCGACAACGCAAAGGTCGCGAGCTCGCTTGCGACGGGGGCATCGTCGCTGGCGAGCCAGGGCGGCGACCTCACGCGCGATGTGGTCGGCGCGATGGAAAACATCGTCAGCGACTCGCACAAGATCGGCGACATCGTCGGCGTGATCGAAGGCATTGCATTCCAGACGAATATTCTCGCGCTCAACGCGGCCGTCGAAGCGGCGCGGGCCGGTGAGAATGGCCGTGGTTTTGCGGTCGTTGCGAGCGAAGTGCGGTCGCTTGCACAGCGTAGCGCTTCGGCAGCGAAGGAAATCAAGGATCTGATCGGCGAATCGACGGGACGTATCGAATCGGGCGCCACGTTAGTGACGCGCTCGGGCGATACGATGCGCGAGATTCTCGAATCGATCACGCGCGTGAGCGCCATCATGAGCGAGATCGAAACCGCATCGTCGGAGCAAAGCGCGGGCATTGGGCAGATCAATATCGCGATCGCGCAGATGGATCAGGTTACGCAGCAGAATGCGGCTCTGGTTGAAGAGGCCGCGGCTGCTGCGGGCGCGCTCGAAGATCAGGCGAACCGGTTGAATGCGGCGGTGGCGATATTCGAGCTGGGCGGGGCGACGGCGGGCGCGGTACGTCGCTAA
- a CDS encoding TonB-dependent receptor plug domain-containing protein — protein sequence MTRIIGAELMLSAVCIPAAYAQSQPDTASAPAAAASGTPAATAPVSKLEKVEVTGSLIRTSDKVGNIEVQTITPKEIEQSGYTTVADFLRGMAANSASSWSQSTMNSTAPGGAGIALRGLSEKYTLVLVDGQRVANYAVPVNFTDTFFDVNAIPLNIVDHIEVVKTGAVSEYGSDAIAGVVNIITKKNFQGLEISGQAGKTQHPGDGQGQLSVLGGFGDLNSDRYNITAAASWYRDSGSTLGDRSMTANQDFSQFPGGHAGPLGPNQQSNWQLADGSTVPINPCPPGTNSNGDVCVHNPASQTSLIPATTRWNAKVHGAFKVDDNTQAYGDLWFSRDETIQLQGPAAISSLSNVFNPATGSVSPLDRTVAATNPFNPFGVPTAINYTFPDHTIVADTVSTFWKASTGVKGSFTTPKVGDWDWQVDYGHSQSTVDTSYANELNVAGVQNILANGIFNFANPAATPNGTAGLFSQDDQQAISKLDDVTAKMSTGNLFTLPTGNIGLGLGTEFRHESSVINPRTLSSQGIVTPAQVQTVDGSRNVAAVYYQVEIPILHNLTFTQSGRYDHYSDFGGAFSPNFALRFQPVQAFTTYASYSRGFRAPTLVENSQAAYLAHQNLSDPNDPSGTPTTHFTTERINGNPDLQPERTKNYNIGFELSPDRSTDIGAAFYKIHIDGVIGTNDPNAILQANDPSVVVRNPDGTISFINQQYVNLGSLDTDGFDFNFRKSLGTKYGTFTLAGDWAYVWHFKLNSPGQPTQDFAGNNFAFLQPFGASNPRWKGNTSLSWDYRKFTTTLTWQYTGPYTNAVAEEFGDGGTLSVASYSQFNLLATYTGFKHWTIYGGITNLFDRSPPFDVEWQSYPDITGYDQSLYTDMGRTFQIGATYRF from the coding sequence ATGACGAGAATCATAGGTGCCGAGCTCATGTTGTCCGCGGTGTGCATTCCGGCAGCGTATGCGCAAAGCCAGCCGGATACCGCGTCCGCTCCCGCAGCAGCGGCAAGCGGCACACCGGCCGCGACGGCGCCGGTCAGCAAACTGGAAAAGGTGGAAGTAACCGGCTCGCTGATCCGCACGTCCGACAAGGTCGGGAATATCGAAGTCCAAACCATCACGCCCAAGGAAATAGAGCAAAGCGGCTATACGACGGTGGCTGATTTCTTGCGCGGTATGGCAGCGAACTCGGCGAGCAGCTGGTCGCAATCGACGATGAACAGCACCGCGCCCGGCGGCGCTGGCATCGCGTTGCGGGGTTTGAGCGAGAAATATACGCTCGTCCTCGTCGACGGTCAGCGCGTTGCGAACTACGCGGTGCCGGTGAACTTCACCGATACGTTCTTCGACGTCAATGCGATTCCGCTCAACATTGTCGACCATATCGAAGTGGTGAAGACAGGCGCGGTGTCCGAGTATGGCTCGGACGCGATCGCCGGCGTCGTAAACATCATCACGAAGAAGAATTTCCAGGGGCTCGAGATTAGCGGCCAAGCCGGCAAGACGCAGCATCCGGGCGACGGTCAGGGGCAGCTCAGCGTGCTCGGCGGCTTCGGCGATCTGAACTCGGACCGCTACAACATCACGGCGGCCGCGAGCTGGTATCGCGATTCCGGTTCGACGCTCGGCGATCGTTCGATGACCGCAAATCAGGATTTCTCGCAGTTTCCGGGTGGCCACGCAGGTCCGCTCGGTCCTAACCAGCAGTCGAACTGGCAACTCGCCGACGGTAGCACCGTCCCGATCAATCCGTGTCCGCCGGGCACGAACTCCAACGGCGATGTGTGCGTGCACAACCCGGCGTCGCAGACCTCGCTGATTCCGGCGACGACGCGCTGGAACGCGAAAGTGCACGGTGCGTTCAAGGTCGACGACAACACGCAGGCGTATGGCGACCTGTGGTTCAGCCGCGACGAGACGATCCAGCTGCAAGGCCCGGCCGCGATCAGCAGCCTGTCGAACGTGTTCAATCCGGCAACGGGCTCGGTGTCGCCGCTCGATCGAACGGTCGCGGCGACCAATCCGTTCAACCCGTTTGGCGTGCCGACCGCGATCAACTATACGTTCCCGGACCATACGATCGTGGCCGACACCGTATCGACGTTCTGGAAGGCATCGACCGGCGTGAAAGGCTCGTTCACGACGCCGAAGGTCGGCGACTGGGACTGGCAGGTCGACTATGGACATTCGCAGAGCACGGTCGATACGAGTTACGCGAATGAACTCAATGTGGCCGGCGTGCAGAACATCCTCGCCAATGGGATCTTCAATTTCGCGAATCCGGCCGCAACGCCAAACGGCACGGCGGGGCTCTTCTCGCAGGACGACCAGCAGGCGATCTCGAAGCTCGACGACGTTACCGCGAAGATGTCGACGGGCAACCTGTTCACGCTGCCTACCGGCAATATCGGACTTGGCCTCGGCACCGAATTCCGCCACGAAAGCTCGGTAATCAATCCGCGCACACTGTCTTCGCAAGGCATCGTGACGCCGGCGCAGGTGCAGACTGTCGACGGTTCACGCAATGTCGCGGCTGTCTACTACCAGGTCGAAATTCCGATTTTGCACAACCTGACGTTTACGCAGTCGGGCCGCTATGACCACTATAGCGATTTCGGCGGTGCGTTCTCGCCGAACTTCGCGTTGCGCTTCCAGCCCGTCCAGGCGTTTACGACATACGCGTCATATAGCCGCGGCTTCCGTGCGCCGACGCTGGTCGAGAACTCACAGGCAGCCTATCTCGCTCACCAGAACCTCAGCGATCCGAACGACCCGAGCGGAACGCCGACGACGCACTTCACAACCGAGCGAATCAACGGCAACCCCGATCTGCAGCCCGAGCGCACGAAGAACTACAACATCGGCTTCGAACTGTCACCGGACCGGTCGACCGATATCGGCGCGGCGTTCTACAAGATTCACATCGACGGCGTGATCGGCACGAACGATCCGAACGCGATATTGCAGGCGAACGATCCGTCAGTGGTGGTCCGCAATCCGGACGGGACGATCAGCTTCATCAACCAGCAATACGTGAACCTCGGTTCGCTCGATACCGACGGCTTCGATTTCAACTTCCGCAAGTCGCTCGGCACGAAGTACGGCACGTTCACGCTCGCGGGCGATTGGGCATACGTGTGGCACTTCAAGCTCAATTCGCCGGGCCAGCCGACACAGGATTTCGCCGGCAACAACTTTGCGTTCCTGCAGCCGTTCGGCGCGAGCAACCCGCGCTGGAAGGGTAATACGAGTCTGAGCTGGGACTACCGGAAGTTTACGACCACGCTTACGTGGCAGTACACGGGCCCGTATACGAACGCGGTGGCCGAGGAGTTCGGCGATGGCGGCACGCTGTCGGTCGCGTCGTATAGCCAGTTCAACCTGCTGGCGACCTACACGGGCTTCAAGCACTGGACGATCTACGGCGGCATCACGAACCTGTTCGACCGCTCGCCGCCGTTCGACGTCGAATGGCAGTCGTATCCGGACATTACCGGTTACGACCAGTCGCTGTATACCGATATGGGCCGGACTTTCCAGATTGGTGCGACGTATCGCTTCTGA
- a CDS encoding enoyl-CoA hydratase/isomerase family protein, translating to MTEPSISIEREGTIATVTIDREAKLNAMTKDLWRALGERMDELSADDALRCIVLRGAGEKAFSPGNDIGEFATDRANVEQARAYGAIMHRTLESIKACRHPIVAMIHGICVGGGLEIAAMCDLRICGTSSRFGVPIKNLGLVMAHAELEGLVRLAGPAVALEILLEGRIFDAQEALAKGLVTRVVPDADVTSHTYETAQRIADGAPLVARWHKQFVRRAMDPAPLTAAERDEGFACFGTEDFRTGYRAFLDKVKPDFKGR from the coding sequence ATGACAGAACCTTCGATTTCGATCGAACGCGAAGGCACGATCGCCACGGTTACGATCGACCGTGAAGCGAAGCTCAACGCAATGACCAAAGACTTGTGGCGCGCGCTCGGCGAACGCATGGACGAATTGTCGGCGGACGACGCGCTGCGTTGCATCGTGCTGCGCGGCGCCGGGGAAAAGGCGTTTTCGCCCGGCAACGATATCGGCGAATTCGCTACCGACCGCGCAAACGTCGAACAGGCGCGCGCCTACGGCGCGATCATGCATCGCACGCTCGAGTCGATCAAAGCGTGCAGGCATCCGATCGTTGCGATGATTCACGGCATTTGCGTCGGCGGCGGACTCGAAATCGCGGCGATGTGCGATTTGCGCATCTGCGGGACATCGAGCCGCTTCGGCGTGCCGATCAAGAACCTCGGTCTCGTGATGGCGCATGCGGAACTGGAAGGGCTCGTGCGTCTCGCGGGTCCCGCGGTTGCGCTGGAAATTCTGCTCGAAGGGCGTATCTTCGATGCTCAGGAAGCCTTGGCGAAGGGGCTCGTCACGCGTGTGGTGCCCGATGCGGACGTGACCTCGCACACCTACGAAACTGCGCAACGGATTGCCGATGGCGCGCCGCTCGTCGCGCGCTGGCACAAACAGTTCGTGCGGCGTGCGATGGACCCGGCGCCGTTGACGGCAGCCGAACGCGACGAAGGCTTCGCATGCTTCGGCACCGAGGACTTCCGCACCGGCTATCGCGCGTTTCTCGACAAGGTCAAACCGGATTTCAAGGGGCGTTGA
- a CDS encoding ExbD/TolR family protein, producing MRNHRSHYLGGEEKARIEIIPMIDIMMFLLVFFMLATLRMIQGAGIKLDLPQSSTAEQLQQTVKVSIGVTKTDQLYLDAKEITPEELTAHLQGLVHDAKKVDVAIAGDEGTSYKNIVKVMDLVRAAGISSVALATNPTT from the coding sequence ATGCGTAACCATCGCAGTCACTATCTCGGCGGCGAAGAGAAGGCCCGCATCGAGATCATTCCGATGATCGACATCATGATGTTCCTGCTCGTGTTCTTCATGCTCGCGACGCTGAGGATGATCCAGGGCGCGGGCATCAAGCTCGATCTGCCGCAATCGAGTACGGCCGAGCAATTGCAGCAAACGGTAAAGGTATCGATCGGCGTCACGAAGACCGATCAGCTTTATCTCGATGCAAAGGAAATCACGCCCGAAGAGCTCACGGCGCATTTGCAAGGGCTTGTGCACGACGCGAAGAAGGTCGACGTCGCAATCGCGGGCGATGAAGGCACGAGCTACAAGAACATCGTCAAGGTGATGGACCTGGTGCGCGCGGCGGGCATCAGTTCGGTTGCATTGGCAACGAATCCGACGACATGA
- a CDS encoding MotA/TolQ/ExbB proton channel family protein: MLNTLITYSIQSMGLIPLLAFIFLIGIAIIIERFVFFSRAVRAGHTLEHDLKLVDASNLDDAAKVADHYSRTVQAELVRSAMKAKGKSEALVEREIEETIMFQLPRLDRNLWILDTAVTLGPLLGLLGTIVGMVESFNVLGTSGTANPNGVTGGIGHALTATACGLTIAIICVVFLNYFNKRIRMTVNQFDLIKSLLVSRFAA; the protein is encoded by the coding sequence GTGCTGAACACGCTTATCACCTACTCGATCCAGTCGATGGGTCTGATCCCCCTGCTCGCCTTCATCTTTCTGATTGGCATTGCCATCATCATCGAACGCTTCGTGTTCTTTTCGCGGGCGGTGCGCGCCGGCCACACGCTCGAACACGACCTGAAGCTCGTCGATGCGAGCAATCTTGACGATGCTGCCAAGGTTGCAGATCACTACAGCCGGACCGTACAGGCCGAACTCGTCAGATCGGCGATGAAAGCGAAGGGTAAAAGCGAAGCGCTGGTCGAACGCGAGATCGAAGAGACGATCATGTTCCAGCTACCGCGCCTCGACCGCAATCTGTGGATTCTCGACACCGCTGTCACGCTCGGGCCGCTGCTCGGCCTGCTCGGCACGATCGTCGGCATGGTCGAATCGTTCAACGTGCTCGGCACGAGCGGCACGGCGAACCCGAACGGCGTAACGGGCGGCATTGGCCACGCCCTCACTGCGACGGCCTGCGGGCTGACGATCGCGATTATCTGCGTGGTCTTCCTCAACTACTTCAACAAGCGCATCCGCATGACGGTCAATCAGTTCGACCTGATCAAGTCGTTGCTGGTCTCGCGCTTCGCCGCCTGA